A stretch of the Lactuca sativa cultivar Salinas chromosome 9, Lsat_Salinas_v11, whole genome shotgun sequence genome encodes the following:
- the LOC111883669 gene encoding LOW QUALITY PROTEIN: MADS-box protein JOINTLESS (The sequence of the model RefSeq protein was modified relative to this genomic sequence to represent the inferred CDS: substituted 1 base at 1 genomic stop codon), producing MAREKIKIKKIDNITARQVTFSKRRRGLLKKAQELAVLCDADVALIVFSATGKLFEYSSSSMQEMLGKYKLHSSNNRDKVDDPSLNLELVESDEVRLSKEIYDKNLNDDXHMSRQLRGQELQGLTIEELEHLETVLEGGLSRVLQTKDEKFGNEISRLQEKGAKLMEENRLLKQEMMMITNGKRPGTTDNVLNNPEDHGSSPSSVTTHVNSCNSEPPLEDDGSDTSLKLG from the exons ATGGCGAGAGAGAAGATAAAGATAAAGAAAATCGATAATATAACAGCCAGGCAAGTGACTTTCTCAAAAAGAAGAAGAGGGCTTCTGAAGAAAGCCCAAGAACTTGCTGTTCTTTGTGATGCTGACGTAGCTCTCATCGTCTTCTCGGCCACCGGAAAACTCTTCGAGTATTCAAGTTCCAG CATGCAGGAAATGCTAGGAAAGTATAAGCTCCATTCCAGTAACAATCGGGATAAAGTAGATGACCCTTCTCTCAACCTGGAG CTAGTCGAAAGCGATGAAGTAAGATTATCCAAAGAGATCTACGACAAGaacc TTAACGATGATTAACATATGAGCAGGCAGTTAAGAGGCCAAGAGCTTCAGGGATTAACCATAGAAGAACTTGAACATCTAGAGACTGTACTCGAAGGAGGCCTAAGCCGTGTGCTTCAGACAAAG GATGAAAAATTTGGAAATGAGATATCCAGACTTCAAGAGAAG GGAGCTAAACTGATGGAAGAGAACAGGCTGCTCAAACAAGAA ATGATGATGATtacaaatggaaagaggccaggAACAACCGATAATGTGTTAAATAATCCTGAAGATCATGGTAGTTCACCATCATCTGTCACCACACATGTAAATAGCTGCAATAGTGAACCTCCGCTTGAGGATGATGGCTCAGATACTTCGCTTAAACTCGGGTAA